A window from Acidobacteriota bacterium encodes these proteins:
- a CDS encoding aminopeptidase P family N-terminal domain-containing protein, with the protein MRSTSTARRRFLKGGVVAGAAALAGWPPEAWGRSGAAAGLAGSDGKYPLPPELNVLNSKAYGRRRIRKFQDAVRKAGLDALIISNRALQYVGYVTNYHPSSMQPGVVLVPAEGAPILFVQMYSSAHARVARRTMWVDEVVDVKKDPVSESSVLNFYSELTRALTDRKLTRGRLGVAGGEWDWFLPAYFRERLPDAKTEDANRLLWSRVATRDEVELAILKWTSRLSDEVA; encoded by the coding sequence ATGCGCAGCACGAGTACGGCCCGTCGGCGGTTTCTCAAAGGGGGCGTTGTCGCAGGAGCGGCGGCTCTGGCAGGCTGGCCGCCGGAGGCGTGGGGACGATCCGGGGCAGCCGCCGGCCTCGCGGGTTCCGACGGGAAGTACCCGTTGCCGCCGGAACTGAACGTCCTCAATTCCAAGGCGTACGGTCGGCGGCGCATTCGGAAATTTCAAGATGCCGTCCGGAAGGCCGGGCTCGACGCGCTGATCATCAGCAATCGTGCGCTCCAGTACGTGGGCTACGTCACCAACTACCACCCATCGAGCATGCAGCCGGGCGTGGTGCTCGTGCCGGCCGAGGGCGCGCCGATCCTCTTCGTGCAGATGTACAGTTCGGCTCACGCTCGCGTGGCCAGGCGCACCATGTGGGTCGATGAGGTCGTCGATGTGAAGAAGGACCCCGTCTCCGAGAGCAGCGTCCTGAACTTCTATTCAGAGCTGACGCGCGCGCTGACGGACCGGAAGCTGACCAGAGGCCGTCTCGGTGTCGCGGGAGGGGAGTGGGACTGGTTCCTGCCCGCGTATTTCCGCGAGCGGCTGCCGGACGCGAAGACCGAGGATGCCAACCGTCTGCTCTGGTCGCGGGTGGCGACCCGCGACGAGGTGGAGCTCGCGATCCTGAAGTGGACCTCGCGCCTGAGCGACGAGGTGGC
- a CDS encoding aminopeptidase P family protein, with the protein MVAIPALGCGRATADGESPVTRLDDPPEAKVLNSRAYGRTRIRRVQDALKKNGVDVLVVSNRGMDYISYVSNYHPSSFQPGVALIPAEGQPVLYLQMYSPAHARAARQTIWIDEVVDVPKDPVSESSSYNLYVDLLKTIRDRKLQSGRIGLAGGEVDWMLVSFLQAQLPAASVVEASDVLFSLVLVKDAVELGLMRYAQRIIDEVAYPQYQRSLKVGRLDSEVYADVLDAMLRAGSDAANSRLILGGGPYDSGAWAGGVEKRPLEADDIVLTRPIPRVQHYQMEKMFTFALSRSIPESQKRGAQVVHEAFLLTLEELKPGLEMRPIYEKVTNYIRSKGYAEGSWVPIGHWIGVDSHQGWRITSQGTRDLILQPNMILSWHPNVVVPGEARACSSACLLITDAGVENMSKIPMHPTYVIEPGT; encoded by the coding sequence ATGGTCGCGATCCCTGCACTCGGGTGCGGCCGGGCGACCGCCGACGGGGAGTCGCCAGTCACTCGACTGGACGACCCGCCGGAGGCGAAGGTCCTCAATTCCCGCGCGTACGGCCGGACACGGATCAGGCGCGTTCAGGATGCCCTGAAGAAGAACGGCGTCGACGTACTCGTGGTCAGCAACAGGGGCATGGATTACATCAGCTATGTGAGCAACTATCACCCGTCCTCGTTCCAGCCCGGCGTGGCGCTGATTCCCGCCGAAGGACAGCCGGTCCTCTACCTCCAGATGTACAGCCCCGCCCACGCGCGCGCCGCCAGGCAGACCATCTGGATCGACGAGGTCGTCGACGTTCCGAAGGACCCGGTCTCGGAGAGCAGCAGCTACAACCTGTACGTCGATCTCCTCAAGACGATCAGGGATCGCAAGCTGCAGTCGGGACGGATTGGCCTGGCCGGCGGCGAGGTGGACTGGATGCTCGTCTCGTTTCTCCAGGCGCAGCTGCCCGCGGCCAGCGTCGTCGAGGCCAGCGACGTGTTGTTCTCGCTGGTCCTCGTCAAGGACGCCGTGGAGCTCGGTCTGATGCGGTACGCCCAGCGCATCATCGATGAAGTGGCATACCCGCAGTACCAGAGGTCGTTGAAAGTGGGACGGCTCGACTCGGAGGTGTATGCGGACGTTCTCGACGCCATGCTCAGGGCCGGCTCCGACGCCGCGAACAGCCGGCTGATTCTCGGCGGAGGTCCCTACGACTCGGGCGCGTGGGCGGGCGGCGTCGAAAAGCGCCCGCTGGAGGCGGACGACATCGTGCTGACCCGGCCGATCCCGCGCGTCCAGCACTACCAGATGGAGAAGATGTTCACGTTCGCCCTCAGCCGCTCGATTCCCGAGTCGCAGAAGCGCGGCGCGCAGGTCGTCCATGAGGCGTTCCTGCTTACGCTGGAGGAGTTGAAGCCCGGGCTGGAGATGCGGCCGATCTACGAGAAGGTCACCAACTACATCAGGAGCAAGGGCTACGCGGAAGGATCGTGGGTTCCCATCGGGCACTGGATCGGTGTGGACAGTCATCAGGGGTGGCGGATCACGTCGCAGGGCACGAGGGATCTGATCCTTCAGCCGAACATGATCCTCAGCTGGCATCCCAATGTCGTGGTGCCTGGCGAAGCGAGGGCCTGTTCCTCGGCGTGCCTCCTCATCACTGACGCGGGAGTGGAGAACATGTCGAAGATCCCGATGCACCCGACCTATGTCATCGAGCCAGGCACGTGA
- a CDS encoding aminopeptidase P family protein, which yields MIPESAYRRRASAVQAELQKRDMAALVVTSLQEYDTRYIAQHAPGVLVVPASGEPTLFAPGRPRTWLSDVRSAATLPAMLDQCAARLKDLRIERGRVALGGELEWAVTARLAASLPQMRFEPGNEIQDPLRLVKDEHEIAVLRRVQEISDAQIEAGQRAIAPGRRDWEVLADMARAGAARGAEINESRHLIGYGPGTDDLWVPMTGRRIQAGEVVNFEGIVYYGHYVVETPVTFAVGRVSAKQKALADVTFDAFQAGIAEIKPGRPLGRVVDASNAILKAHGYDKMIRRHGHFSGISNNDRPAFGDAIDAGLLLQPGMFMSYHTTIISPTREAIAVVGREVLVTKDGYEFLSKIKPTPMVPAGS from the coding sequence GTGATTCCCGAGTCCGCGTACAGGCGCCGCGCGTCGGCGGTGCAGGCCGAACTTCAGAAGCGGGACATGGCCGCGCTGGTCGTGACCTCGCTCCAGGAGTACGACACACGCTACATCGCGCAGCATGCGCCCGGCGTCCTCGTCGTCCCCGCCTCCGGCGAGCCGACGCTGTTCGCGCCGGGCCGGCCCAGGACCTGGCTGTCCGACGTGCGATCCGCGGCGACGCTGCCAGCCATGCTCGATCAATGTGCCGCGCGCCTGAAGGACCTGCGGATCGAACGTGGCCGCGTTGCGCTCGGAGGAGAGCTCGAATGGGCCGTCACCGCCAGGCTGGCGGCCTCGCTGCCCCAGATGCGTTTCGAGCCCGGCAACGAGATCCAGGACCCGCTCCGTCTGGTCAAGGACGAGCACGAGATTGCCGTGCTCCGCCGCGTGCAGGAAATCTCCGACGCGCAGATTGAGGCGGGACAGCGCGCGATCGCGCCGGGCCGGCGCGACTGGGAAGTCCTGGCGGACATGGCGAGGGCGGGCGCGGCGCGTGGTGCTGAAATCAACGAATCCCGGCACCTGATCGGCTACGGGCCGGGCACCGACGATCTCTGGGTCCCGATGACCGGCCGCAGGATCCAGGCGGGCGAGGTCGTGAACTTCGAGGGCATCGTGTACTACGGCCACTACGTGGTCGAAACCCCGGTGACGTTCGCGGTTGGACGCGTGTCCGCGAAGCAGAAGGCTCTCGCCGACGTCACCTTCGACGCCTTCCAGGCGGGGATTGCCGAGATCAAGCCGGGCAGACCGCTCGGCAGGGTGGTCGATGCGTCGAACGCGATCCTGAAGGCGCACGGCTACGACAAGATGATCAGGCGGCACGGCCATTTCTCCGGGATCTCGAACAACGACCGCCCCGCCTTCGGCGATGCGATTGACGCCGGGTTGCTGCTCCAGCCCGGCATGTTCATGAGCTATCACACGACGATCATTTCGCCGACCAGGGAGGCGATCGCCGTGGTGGGCCGGGAGGTGCTTGTCACGAAGGACGGATACGAGTTCCTCTCGAAGATCAAGCCGACGCCGATGGTCCCGGCCGGTTCATGA
- a CDS encoding amidohydrolase family protein produces the protein MNATTTIDGVARRTFLQSAASLVAALGALPEPLAAQEPKSLVVDCHVHLVRRAFPTRGLEAHYAWHEYGGDLVVAEMNRAGVDKGLLKTYSPQDLQYVTLKNLPGGSNALDTSEEYMVGWAKKYPDRLLWLDVFNPKDDDLSRWREKIKDPLLKGLAFYPTNFYPSGFSLAHAAYIEILERAVEQDKKPVLISFEQTPPDQRATRLKHWVELVRRFGSNVHWAVMHGGYWRRGPGQLERRSLVDAVQALNAEFNNIWFETAGEREEYPYVEWQEKVHALADEIGFDKIMWSTDWPYVDANHKYFQLVEAVRRHGEWLSATEKRWFLGENATRFMNLAEARRAS, from the coding sequence ATGAACGCGACGACGACGATCGACGGCGTGGCCAGGCGGACTTTCCTCCAGAGTGCGGCCTCGCTGGTCGCGGCGCTCGGCGCGCTCCCCGAGCCGCTCGCCGCGCAGGAGCCGAAATCCCTCGTCGTTGACTGCCACGTGCACCTGGTGCGCCGCGCGTTTCCCACGAGAGGGCTCGAAGCGCACTACGCCTGGCATGAGTACGGAGGGGACCTCGTCGTGGCGGAGATGAACCGGGCGGGCGTCGACAAGGGCCTGCTCAAGACGTACTCGCCGCAGGACCTGCAATACGTCACGCTCAAGAACCTTCCCGGCGGGAGCAACGCGCTCGACACCAGCGAAGAGTACATGGTCGGGTGGGCGAAGAAATACCCGGATCGGCTGTTATGGCTCGACGTCTTCAACCCCAAAGACGACGATCTCAGCCGCTGGCGGGAGAAGATCAAGGATCCCCTGCTGAAAGGTCTCGCGTTCTATCCCACGAACTTCTACCCCTCGGGATTTTCGCTGGCGCATGCGGCCTACATCGAGATTCTCGAGCGGGCCGTCGAGCAGGACAAGAAGCCGGTCCTGATCTCGTTCGAGCAGACGCCGCCCGACCAGCGGGCGACCCGATTGAAGCACTGGGTGGAACTCGTGAGGCGCTTCGGATCGAACGTGCATTGGGCCGTCATGCACGGAGGGTACTGGCGGCGCGGCCCCGGCCAGTTGGAGCGCCGGTCGCTGGTCGATGCCGTGCAGGCGCTCAACGCCGAGTTCAACAACATCTGGTTCGAGACGGCCGGGGAGCGGGAGGAGTACCCCTACGTGGAGTGGCAGGAAAAGGTCCACGCGCTGGCAGACGAGATTGGGTTCGACAAGATCATGTGGTCAACCGACTGGCCGTACGTCGATGCCAACCATAAGTACTTCCAGCTTGTCGAGGCGGTTCGCCGGCACGGCGAATGGCTGTCGGCCACGGAGAAGCGGTGGTTCCTCGGCGAGAATGCCACGCGCTTCATGAACCTCGCCGAGGCGAGGCGCGCGTCGTAG